A genomic window from Syntrophorhabdus sp. includes:
- a CDS encoding aminopeptidase P family protein has translation MLKQVGSFDPVPKEDLLGRIDRLRHFMADAGIDLALLLQNVDRFYFTGTMQKGVVAVPLDGDPLVFVEKGTDRAAMETPLTLTPVRNDREIGDILRGRHLLAGKVGLELDVLPVAVFERMKKVLGFERYRDVSGQIKEVRAIKSPFEIEQIVRSGEMLTCVFAKARDEVREGRTELGVEAALMALSREMGHQGFLRMRGMNQEMMTMTVQAGFTGAVPTLLDAPITGIGVTPAVPQGSSFKKIERGVPVTIDYGGGYNGYITDETRSFVVGDLAEAFRKPYETARTIIEDVLAVAGPGTDCRDIFHRAEDVAREAGLGDFFMGHGEGKVAFIGHGLGLEINELPILTPRHERILQEGMVFAFEPKFVLPGLGAVGIEIDLIVGPERVERVTTGPFDLVCL, from the coding sequence ATGCTCAAGCAGGTAGGTTCTTTCGATCCCGTCCCGAAGGAGGACCTCCTCGGCAGGATCGACAGGCTCCGCCATTTCATGGCGGATGCAGGCATCGATCTCGCGTTGCTCCTGCAGAACGTCGACAGGTTCTACTTCACGGGGACCATGCAGAAGGGTGTCGTTGCCGTACCCCTTGACGGGGACCCCCTCGTCTTCGTGGAAAAGGGAACGGACCGTGCGGCCATGGAGACACCGCTCACGCTGACGCCTGTGAGGAACGACCGGGAGATCGGGGACATCCTCCGCGGCCGTCACCTCCTCGCGGGAAAGGTCGGTCTCGAGCTTGACGTGTTGCCCGTCGCCGTCTTCGAGAGGATGAAGAAGGTCCTGGGCTTCGAACGCTACCGCGACGTGTCGGGGCAGATCAAGGAGGTGCGGGCCATCAAGAGCCCTTTTGAGATCGAGCAGATCGTGAGGTCCGGCGAGATGTTGACTTGCGTCTTCGCGAAGGCGCGGGACGAGGTCCGCGAGGGCAGGACGGAACTCGGGGTCGAGGCGGCCCTCATGGCCTTGAGCAGAGAAATGGGACACCAGGGCTTTCTCAGGATGAGGGGGATGAACCAGGAAATGATGACGATGACCGTGCAGGCGGGATTCACGGGCGCCGTTCCCACCCTGCTCGACGCCCCGATAACGGGGATCGGGGTGACTCCAGCCGTCCCCCAGGGTTCCTCCTTCAAGAAGATCGAAAGAGGAGTCCCCGTCACCATAGATTACGGCGGAGGGTACAACGGGTATATCACCGACGAGACGAGGAGCTTCGTGGTGGGCGACCTGGCGGAGGCGTTCAGAAAACCCTATGAGACGGCACGGACGATCATAGAGGATGTGCTTGCCGTCGCGGGACCGGGGACCGATTGCCGGGATATCTTCCACCGCGCCGAGGACGTGGCGCGCGAGGCCGGACTCGGCGATTTCTTCATGGGACACGGCGAAGGCAAGGTGGCGTTCATCGGCCATGGCCTCGGCCTCGAGATCAACGAACTGCCCATTTTGACCCCGCGCCACGAAAGGATACTGCAGGAAGGGATGGTGTTTGCCTTCGAGCCGAAGTTCGTGCTCCCCGGTCTCGGAGCGGTGGGCATAGAGATCGATCTCATCGTGGGGCCGGAACGCGTCGAGAGGGTCACGACAGGCCCCTTCGACCTCGTATGCCTTTGA
- a CDS encoding mechanosensitive ion channel yields MDIGARMEYNGFISRPLTAFTLAVIAIVAVLLFPAGPLLAGPGPSSSFDEMINKERLAVDATRRDVRAYIADQPERISKINERARELSQEAFRLFVTYNMEDNNPVEMRDILRQMTIVRDQALLLVAPVKEEVKFIEGLKKIVGTHVGEYERLAADGSLPGVQESAKRYVSELKETVGLLESAESVVEIIPNAVEQLLGRLEPRRAMIGDELKAAWKKYYLSPQFGQNLFSADAWKTMTVVLKGWADFSAYWLIPYRMNKNVITSTVARCAMFSVAMLVAFLAILIHLGRRHPSLSLVRHFLPFCFYTALGLPLMVAGATTVVPPLSTVTFLAEIGLAAGLVSLGWNLRRLSADDRSDYRHNPLWQYWVIFAAGVLVQLFHFSVLAYSPLIAFLFIAAGVYSHLRKRRDQHILDRRQLAITAWLSYVLAAGTLFGWGSLCVLVAVVWFAVMLNIQLATGLTGCLRKIRTVTDYGRSAAGRLAEGALFPMVFLGLFAVTILWVTLFIGGMPFVTTIVQWHLIIGYLSLNLSMIVVIIAILFVTRSFVVIVNAIITFVATRLGVAAGAGVLTSLHAISTYAIWSLYVLLSLKLIGVSVAHLAIVAGGLSIGAGFGLQDMIKNFFAGLVLLFGRSLHPGDEIQLGDVRGTVMRINIRNTVVQTNDDSTIFIPNSDLMYKNIVNWTYRDPRGRAEISVGVAYGSDTQLVRDLLARCALSHTGVLREPEPYVLFWDFGDSALVFRLRFWIRRPVQMRDKISSAIRFEIDRVFKENNIEIAFPQQDVHIRSAEGLAPRPAPDLGPEG; encoded by the coding sequence ATGGATATCGGCGCCCGAATGGAATACAACGGCTTCATTTCCAGACCCCTCACCGCATTCACGCTCGCAGTCATCGCCATCGTGGCGGTTCTTCTCTTCCCCGCCGGCCCTCTTCTCGCCGGCCCCGGGCCGTCGTCGTCATTCGACGAGATGATCAACAAGGAGAGATTGGCCGTTGATGCCACTCGCAGGGATGTCCGCGCCTACATCGCGGACCAGCCGGAGCGCATCAGCAAGATAAACGAGAGAGCGCGGGAGCTCAGCCAGGAGGCGTTCCGGCTCTTCGTGACCTACAACATGGAAGATAACAACCCCGTCGAGATGCGGGATATCCTGAGGCAGATGACGATAGTGCGCGACCAGGCCCTTCTCCTCGTGGCACCTGTTAAAGAGGAAGTGAAGTTCATCGAGGGCCTGAAGAAGATCGTCGGTACTCATGTGGGCGAATATGAACGCCTCGCGGCGGACGGTTCCCTGCCCGGGGTCCAGGAGAGCGCGAAGCGGTATGTCTCCGAGCTGAAGGAGACCGTGGGACTCCTGGAATCCGCCGAGAGCGTTGTCGAGATCATCCCCAATGCCGTCGAGCAGCTTCTCGGACGACTGGAACCACGAAGGGCGATGATCGGGGACGAACTCAAGGCGGCATGGAAGAAGTATTATCTTTCCCCCCAATTCGGCCAGAACCTTTTCTCGGCTGATGCCTGGAAGACGATGACCGTCGTTCTCAAGGGATGGGCGGACTTCTCGGCCTACTGGCTGATCCCGTACAGGATGAACAAGAACGTCATCACATCGACCGTCGCGCGATGCGCGATGTTCTCGGTTGCCATGCTCGTCGCTTTCCTGGCCATCCTGATACACCTGGGCAGAAGGCATCCTTCCCTGTCCCTCGTGCGTCACTTCCTGCCTTTCTGTTTTTACACGGCGCTGGGTCTTCCTCTCATGGTCGCCGGCGCGACGACGGTCGTCCCGCCTTTGAGCACGGTGACCTTCCTCGCGGAGATCGGACTGGCGGCCGGACTGGTCAGCCTGGGATGGAACTTGCGGCGCCTGTCGGCAGACGACCGGTCGGACTACAGGCACAATCCCCTGTGGCAGTACTGGGTCATATTCGCCGCCGGCGTGCTCGTGCAGCTCTTTCATTTCAGTGTGCTTGCCTATTCCCCGTTGATCGCTTTTCTGTTCATAGCCGCGGGAGTTTACTCCCACCTGAGGAAGAGACGGGACCAGCACATCCTGGACAGGAGACAGCTTGCCATAACGGCGTGGTTGTCGTACGTCCTCGCCGCCGGCACCCTTTTCGGATGGGGCAGCCTCTGCGTGCTTGTCGCCGTGGTATGGTTTGCCGTCATGTTGAACATCCAGCTTGCGACGGGGCTCACGGGATGCCTGAGGAAGATCCGGACCGTCACCGATTACGGCAGGAGCGCGGCGGGAAGACTTGCCGAGGGTGCTCTCTTTCCCATGGTCTTCCTCGGCCTTTTCGCCGTCACCATACTCTGGGTCACCCTCTTCATCGGCGGCATGCCTTTCGTGACCACGATCGTACAATGGCATCTGATCATCGGTTACCTGTCCCTCAACCTCTCCATGATCGTCGTCATCATCGCCATTCTTTTCGTCACGCGGTCCTTCGTCGTCATCGTCAACGCGATCATCACCTTCGTTGCGACGCGGTTGGGAGTGGCGGCGGGAGCGGGGGTGCTCACGTCTCTTCACGCCATATCGACGTACGCGATATGGTCGCTGTACGTCCTCCTGTCGCTCAAGCTGATAGGGGTGAGCGTGGCCCACCTCGCGATCGTCGCGGGCGGATTGTCCATCGGCGCCGGTTTCGGGCTCCAGGACATGATCAAGAACTTCTTCGCCGGCCTCGTCCTTCTTTTCGGCAGGTCGCTCCATCCGGGCGACGAGATCCAGCTTGGCGACGTGCGGGGAACGGTGATGAGGATAAACATCCGGAACACCGTCGTGCAGACCAATGACGACTCCACCATCTTCATCCCCAACTCGGACCTCATGTACAAGAACATCGTCAACTGGACGTACCGCGACCCCCGGGGCAGGGCCGAGATATCCGTGGGAGTTGCATACGGCTCCGACACGCAGCTCGTGAGAGATCTTCTCGCCAGGTGCGCCCTCTCCCATACAGGTGTTCTCAGGGAACCCGAGCCCTACGTTCTTTTCTGGGATTTCGGTGACAGCGCCCTCGTGTTCCGTCTGAGATTCTGGATACGGCGTCCCGTCCAGATGCGGGACAAGATATCATCGGCGATACGTTTCGAGATAGACAGGGTGTTCAAGGAGAACAACATCGAGATCGCCTTCCCCCAGCAGGACGTGCATATCCGCTCGGCCGAAGGCCTGGCACCCCGCCCAGCGCCTGATTTGGGGCCGGAGGGCTGA